In Zingiber officinale cultivar Zhangliang chromosome 1A, Zo_v1.1, whole genome shotgun sequence, a genomic segment contains:
- the LOC122017581 gene encoding F-box/kelch-repeat protein SKIP20-like, with the protein MECYRELIPGLPDDIASDCIARVTVRFHSGLRLVCRRWRDLVTASDFYRLRERIGAAEDLIFLVQACRGGDCEVDEADEGEKGCDIGSQSPAYGLSAYNVTRESWYRVATSEAVPLFAQIVSVGRKVVLLGGWDPASLDPTAEVRVLDPATGGWRRRTPMAEPRSFFACGAVGGRVFVAGGHDAQKNALRTAETYDPSADEWAALPDMEEERDECQGMEAGGRFWAVSGYGTEEQGRFAGAAEWYDAAAGKWRREEVMWEAGGAACVGVAGGSIWSVGFGREGGGAGGVREYEGVGRGWKEVAPLPAGVKRGPRPCAAVAVGGGDKERVFVMATEEETGGGHRGWVLEVGPRRWTRVETPVGFTGFVYSAAAVRL; encoded by the coding sequence ATGGAGTGTTACCGTGAGTTGATACCGGGTTTGCCTGATGACATAGCGTCGGACTGCATCGCGCGAGTCACGGTCCGATTCCACTCGGGCCTCCGACTCGTCTGCCGCCGCTGGCGCGATCTGGTCACCGCCTCCGACTTCTATCGCCTCAGGGAACGCATCGGAGCCGCGGAGGACCTGATCTTCCTCGTTCAGGCTTGCAGGGGCGGGGACTGCGAGGTTGATGAAGCGGATGAGGGGGAGAAGGGCTGTGACATCGGTTCCCAGTCGCCGGCGTACGGGCTGAGCGCCTACAATGTCACGAGGGAGTCGTGGTACCGCGTGGCGACGAGCGAGGCGGTGCCCCTTTTCGCGCAGATCGTGTCGGTGGGGCGGAAGGTGGTGCTGCTCGGAGGCTGGGACCCAGCGAGCCTGGATCCTACTGCGGAGGTCCGGGTTCTGGATCCGGCGACGGGCGGGTGGCGCAGAAGGACGCCGATGGCGGAACCGAGGAGCTTCTTCGCCTGCGGAGCGGTGGGCGGGCGGGTGTTCGTGGCGGGGGGTCACGACGCGCAGAAGAACGCGCTGCGGACGGCGGAGACGTACGATCCGTCGGCGGACGAGTGGGCGGCGTTGCCGGATATGGAAGAGGAGCGGGACGAGTGCCAAGGGATGGAGGCGGGGGGCCGGTTCTGGGCTGTGAGCGGATACGGAACGGAGGAACAAGGGCGGTTCGCTGGGGCGGCGGAGTGGTACGACGCGGCGGCGGGAAAATGGAGGAGGGAGGAGGTGATGTGGGAAGCGGGCGGTGCCGCTTGCGTCGGGGTGGCGGGGGGCAGTATATGGAGCGTGGGGTTCGGTAGGGAAGGGGGAGGAGCAGGTGGGGTGAGAGAGTACGAAGGGGTCGGAAGGGGGTGGAAGGAGGTGGCACCGCTACCGGCGGGGGTGAAGCGGGGACCGAGACCGTGCGCGGCGGTGGCAGTGGGCGGTGGAGATAAGGAAAGGGTGTTCGTGATGGCGACAGAGGAGGAGACCGGTGGTGGTCACCGGGGGTGGGTCCTGGAGGTGGGGCCGAGGCGGTGGACTCGCGTCGAAACGCCGGTGGGGTTCACGGGGTTCGTCTACTCGGCCGCTGCGGTCCGACTCTAA